From a region of the Mercurialis annua linkage group LG1-X, ddMerAnnu1.2, whole genome shotgun sequence genome:
- the LOC126674471 gene encoding uncharacterized protein LOC126674471: MDNQRNSLLNWAYFCQGKSMEELRNSLLYTSLELEQTRLAAQDELRKRDDQLIQLKDLLTKMIRDRDEAIEKCQNLLLEKLLLQQQNNGPLSGISSIEDEPRRAIDSNNGFSSSDCEESIVSSPIIDPIEMVLPLKPLPEKGKLLQAVMQAGPLLQTLLLAGPLPQWRHPPPPLEPFEIPPVTIPSPPPPPPPLQPQLLNGCNRKRVFVCDGSDSPIETKHQRILLH, encoded by the exons ATGGATAATCAAAGAAATTCCCTTCTTAATTGGGCTTATTTCTGCCAAGGAAAG AGCATGGAGGAACTAAGAAATTCACTTTTGTACACAAGTTTAGAGCTTGAACAAACAAGATTAGCAGCACAAGATGAGTTAAGAAAAAGAGATGATCAACTAATCCAACTCAAAGATCTACTAACCAAAATGATTAGAGACAGAGATGAAGCAATtgaaaaatgtcaaaatttaCTTCTTGAAAAGCTGCTACTTCAACAGCAAAATAACGGTCCATTATCAGGAATTTCAAGCATTGAAGATGAGCCCAGAAGAGCAATTGATTCAAACAATGGATTTTCATCATCAGATTGTGAAGAAAGTATAGTTTCTTCACCAATTATTGATCCTATTGAGATGGTTTTGCCTCTAAAACCATTGCCTGAGAAAGGAAAGCTTTTACAGGCAGTTATGCAAGCTGGTCCTTTACTTCAAACGTTACTTCTTGCTGGACCATTACCTCAATGGAGACACCCACCACCGCCTCTTGAGCCTTTTGAAATCCCTCCGGTCACCATTCCTTCACCACcgccaccaccgccgccgctgCAGCCACAACTCCTTAATGGGTGCAATAGGAAAAGGGTTTTTGTCTGTGATGGCTCTGACTCACCTATAGAGACCAAACATCAAAGGATACTTCTCCACTGA